One window of Desulfobacca acetoxidans DSM 11109 genomic DNA carries:
- a CDS encoding Spy/CpxP family protein refolding chaperone, translated as MQKSEKLSLLLVLALTLSLGLAPSVWAQPMGKGQGHGPGMMNLTPEQAGKIFDLQEKFHANTADVRKQMMVKHAELAALRKAEKPDQNAIQAKQKELNTLRDQMKEKMTAFQSEAKQIAPDFEMGRGHGFGMAPGPDMGKGPGSGPPPHHAR; from the coding sequence GTGCAGAAATCAGAAAAATTATCGTTGTTGTTGGTCTTGGCCCTGACGTTGAGTCTTGGTCTGGCGCCGTCTGTCTGGGCGCAGCCCATGGGTAAAGGCCAGGGCCATGGCCCCGGGATGATGAATCTCACCCCGGAGCAGGCCGGCAAGATTTTCGACCTGCAGGAAAAGTTTCATGCCAACACTGCCGATGTGCGCAAACAGATGATGGTTAAGCATGCGGAACTGGCGGCCTTGCGGAAGGCGGAAAAGCCTGACCAGAATGCTATCCAGGCTAAGCAGAAGGAGTTGAACACCCTAAGAGACCAGATGAAGGAGAAAATGACGGCCTTCCAGTCGGAAGCCAAGCAGATTGCCCCTGATTTCGAAATGGGGAGGGGCCATGGCTTCGGTATGGCTCCTGGACCCGATATGGGCAAAGGCCCCGGGAGTGGACCGCCGCCACATCATGCCCGGTAA
- a CDS encoding redox-sensing transcriptional repressor Rex yields MKFSKIPAATITRLSLYSRVLEELLSSHINIIASDKLAQKCGVNPAQVRKDLAYFGEFGVRGVGYFVKELLFEIKKILGLNRSWRMALIGIGNLGLALIAHENFPKQGYEFVAVFDIDPKKVGRRLPSGQIIHGIDELDEVIKEKKIEIGVIATPASQAQATARRLIDAGVKAILNFAPIQIQIPEGFIVENVDFTVKLDNLAYHLTMEAV; encoded by the coding sequence ATGAAGTTCTCTAAAATCCCTGCTGCCACGATTACCCGGCTGTCCCTCTATTCCCGAGTGCTCGAGGAATTACTCAGCAGTCACATTAATATCATCGCCTCTGATAAACTGGCCCAGAAATGCGGCGTCAACCCGGCTCAGGTACGCAAGGATCTTGCCTACTTTGGAGAATTTGGGGTGCGCGGGGTGGGGTATTTTGTTAAGGAATTACTATTCGAAATCAAAAAAATTCTTGGACTCAATCGCAGTTGGCGCATGGCCCTGATTGGCATCGGTAACCTGGGACTGGCACTGATAGCCCATGAGAATTTTCCCAAGCAGGGCTATGAATTTGTGGCGGTCTTCGACATCGACCCGAAAAAAGTGGGCAGGCGTCTGCCCTCTGGTCAAATAATTCATGGTATCGACGAGCTCGACGAGGTTATCAAGGAAAAAAAGATTGAGATAGGGGTGATCGCCACTCCGGCTAGCCAAGCCCAGGCCACTGCCCGCCGCCTCATTGATGCCGGGGTTAAAGCCATTCTCAACTTTGCCCCCATCCAGATACAGATACCCGAAGGGTTTATCGTAGAAAATGTGGATTTTACGGTAAAACTTGACAATCTCGCCTATCATCTGACCATGGAGGCGGTTTAA
- a CDS encoding PAS domain S-box protein yields MSDQSLTIHEGGIAFSGMAAELSESQQFQELLLFNEIAALSGQNLDILEMLEQVLRRIVTFLGVDAGMLLLWDPKTGHLSHAASAGFPEEYLSHINEAHLAEVVGPHLINATSPLIIFDAATDHRLATSTFLELIRETSFCSLVSIPLRHQRQLIGFLNLGHTSAAPFFPERKNFFAILGNQIGMAIQNARLCQDLRISERRYRRIFEGSKDMILVVAPGGGLLDINPAGIAMLGLASKSQALETVNLQDCFYPWRDWERFRQLLKVHGSVQDFEATLLKGDGGAIQVLLSGAARNNQAGHLVSLDIIAKDITERKRNEQELLQEKKTTEGILEGLPVPAFVINRQHRIIYWNKACEELTGYSRQQMIDSKKQWLPFYTQERPTLADLVVDQNIKALEKYYNKQKLHKSIHFPGAYEASIQFPQPAGGDRYLFLVASPIFNDRGQIIGAVQAMLDFTERERLAHNLMESEEKYRLLVEASLDGIALHTRNQVMFANSAFLNMFGYSCPEELTGVPLLSFISPIHHPPLLRHLREINRQFNRPRIFEIKGMKKDGSEFDIEVVSFPTIFGGQRAFQTHIRDITEKKRLEDQLARSEKLAAVGQLSAGVAHEINNPLGGILVYSYLMLEDLAPDRPERQQVEKIIREATRCKEIIKGLLDFSRQQPFRLKPVDLNSMLAELLSLVENHLNFQDVGIKKKLAPELPPVLGDKNKLEQVFINLFMNASHAMAGHGVLTVATGQNVLGAVEIRVSDNGPGIHPEHLHRIFDPFFSTKEVGRGVGLGLSISYGIIKQHRGRIYVDSTAPGGATFVIELPATRPETPQSVR; encoded by the coding sequence ATGTCCGATCAGAGTCTTACAATCCACGAAGGCGGCATTGCTTTCAGCGGCATGGCCGCCGAGCTTAGCGAGTCGCAGCAGTTCCAAGAACTATTATTGTTCAATGAGATTGCCGCTCTCAGCGGCCAAAACCTGGACATCCTCGAGATGCTGGAACAGGTTTTGCGCCGGATCGTTACCTTCCTGGGGGTCGATGCCGGTATGCTGCTTCTGTGGGACCCCAAAACCGGTCATCTTTCTCATGCCGCTTCGGCCGGCTTTCCCGAGGAATACTTATCACACATCAATGAGGCTCATCTTGCTGAGGTAGTTGGTCCGCACCTGATCAACGCTACCTCTCCGCTGATCATTTTTGATGCTGCGACGGATCACCGCCTGGCAACTTCAACCTTCTTAGAGCTCATCCGAGAGACCTCCTTCTGTTCTCTGGTTAGTATTCCGTTGCGCCACCAGCGGCAATTGATCGGTTTTTTAAACCTGGGGCACACATCCGCCGCACCTTTTTTCCCCGAGCGGAAAAATTTCTTCGCCATCCTCGGTAATCAGATCGGCATGGCCATCCAAAATGCCAGACTTTGCCAGGATCTGCGAATCTCCGAAAGGCGCTATCGCCGGATTTTCGAAGGTTCCAAAGATATGATTCTGGTGGTCGCCCCCGGCGGCGGTCTCCTCGATATCAACCCGGCTGGCATTGCCATGCTAGGTCTAGCCTCTAAATCCCAGGCCTTAGAAACCGTCAACCTTCAGGATTGCTTTTATCCCTGGCGGGATTGGGAGCGCTTCCGACAGCTACTGAAGGTTCACGGATCGGTGCAGGATTTTGAAGCAACCCTCCTAAAGGGTGATGGGGGCGCTATTCAGGTTCTGTTAAGCGGCGCCGCCCGCAATAACCAGGCCGGACACCTCGTCAGTCTGGACATCATCGCCAAAGACATTACCGAGCGTAAGCGTAATGAGCAGGAACTGTTGCAGGAGAAAAAAACCACCGAAGGCATCCTGGAGGGACTGCCGGTACCGGCCTTTGTGATTAACCGCCAACACCGGATTATCTATTGGAATAAGGCCTGTGAAGAACTGACTGGGTATAGTCGCCAGCAGATGATTGACAGTAAAAAACAGTGGCTCCCTTTTTACACCCAGGAGCGGCCTACCTTGGCCGACCTGGTGGTAGATCAAAATATCAAGGCCCTGGAAAAGTACTATAATAAGCAGAAACTTCATAAGTCGATCCATTTCCCTGGCGCCTACGAAGCCTCAATACAGTTTCCGCAGCCGGCGGGAGGAGATCGGTATCTCTTCCTCGTGGCCTCCCCCATCTTTAATGACCGCGGACAGATCATAGGTGCGGTGCAAGCCATGCTGGATTTCACCGAGAGGGAACGTCTGGCACACAACCTTATGGAGTCGGAGGAGAAGTACCGCCTGCTGGTGGAGGCCTCCCTGGATGGCATCGCCCTCCATACCCGTAATCAAGTCATGTTTGCCAATTCCGCCTTTTTGAATATGTTCGGCTATTCCTGCCCCGAGGAACTCACCGGCGTACCCCTCCTTTCTTTTATCTCTCCCATTCATCACCCGCCGCTGCTGCGCCATCTGCGGGAGATTAATCGACAATTCAACCGCCCCCGCATCTTCGAGATCAAAGGTATGAAGAAAGATGGCAGTGAATTCGACATCGAGGTTGTCTCGTTCCCCACTATCTTCGGAGGACAGCGGGCCTTTCAAACCCATATTCGAGACATCACGGAGAAAAAAAGGTTAGAGGATCAGTTGGCCCGCTCCGAGAAACTTGCCGCCGTGGGCCAGTTATCCGCTGGTGTGGCCCATGAAATTAATAACCCTTTGGGCGGCATTCTGGTCTATAGTTATCTGATGCTGGAAGACCTGGCCCCTGATCGACCAGAACGCCAGCAGGTGGAAAAAATCATCCGAGAGGCTACCCGATGTAAAGAGATCATCAAAGGCCTGCTGGACTTTTCCCGGCAGCAGCCCTTTCGTCTTAAACCGGTTGACCTGAACAGCATGTTGGCAGAACTACTAAGCCTGGTGGAAAACCATTTGAATTTTCAGGATGTCGGCATCAAAAAAAAACTGGCCCCAGAACTGCCGCCTGTATTGGGGGATAAAAACAAACTGGAACAGGTCTTTATCAATCTTTTCATGAACGCCTCCCATGCCATGGCTGGCCACGGGGTTCTCACCGTTGCCACCGGTCAGAACGTCCTCGGTGCGGTGGAGATTCGCGTCAGTGACAACGGCCCCGGCATTCATCCGGAACACCTGCATCGTATCTTTGACCCGTTCTTCTCCACCAAAGAAGTGGGCCGGGGAGTCGGCCTGGGCCTTTCGATCAGCTACGGCATCATCAAACAACATCGTGGCCGTATTTACGTAGATTCGACTGCACCCGGCGGAGCTACCTTTGTCATCGAACTACCGGCCACCAGACCGGAAACTCCGCAATCGGTCAGGTGA
- a CDS encoding dihydrolipoamide acetyltransferase family protein has protein sequence MALEFKLPDVGEGLTEGELLAWLVQEGDRVKEGQPLARIETDKAIVEIPAPGDGVVSELKFSEGAVIHVGEVFIVLAELTETVIPASPVGVGVVGVLEEAPAEEAPVRSILATPVVRQLAKELGLDLATVTGSGREGRILESDVRQAAAAAGSVAVSKSPPGETTPKEVAVSELKPTARKVKKYDFFGYIDHVPFKGLRKTIARNVSRSQQTAVTVTATDEADITELQRLRERARALVVNQAVHLTLLPFLVRAVVAALKDHPYLNATLDEESEDIILKKYYNIGIATDTAEGLMVPVIKNAGDKGILELAREIQDLSAKARDRSIDLADLQGGSFTITNYGAIRGIFGTPVINYPEVAIIGLGRVQELPRVRAGTIEIRQVLPISLSFDHRVVDGGQAARFIQQFIGYVEEPALIMI, from the coding sequence ATGGCATTAGAATTTAAACTTCCGGACGTGGGGGAGGGTTTGACCGAAGGGGAACTCCTGGCTTGGCTGGTTCAGGAAGGCGACCGAGTAAAGGAAGGACAGCCTTTAGCTCGCATCGAAACCGACAAAGCTATTGTTGAGATTCCTGCACCTGGGGATGGGGTGGTATCGGAGTTGAAATTTTCGGAAGGGGCGGTCATTCACGTCGGGGAAGTCTTTATTGTACTGGCAGAATTGACAGAGACCGTGATTCCGGCTTCCCCGGTGGGCGTCGGTGTGGTGGGGGTCCTGGAAGAGGCGCCTGCCGAAGAAGCGCCGGTCCGGTCTATCCTGGCGACCCCGGTGGTCAGGCAGTTGGCCAAAGAACTAGGCCTTGATCTGGCCACAGTAACCGGTAGCGGTAGGGAGGGGCGCATCCTGGAAAGCGATGTCCGTCAGGCTGCGGCTGCTGCCGGGTCCGTTGCGGTGTCAAAATCTCCCCCCGGTGAAACTACCCCCAAAGAGGTTGCGGTTTCAGAGCTCAAACCAACTGCCCGTAAGGTTAAAAAATATGATTTTTTCGGATATATTGATCATGTCCCTTTTAAGGGTTTGCGCAAGACCATAGCCCGTAATGTCAGCCGCTCCCAGCAGACTGCGGTGACCGTGACGGCCACCGATGAAGCCGATATTACAGAATTGCAGCGACTGAGAGAGCGGGCGCGGGCCTTGGTTGTAAACCAGGCAGTGCATCTGACGCTGCTTCCTTTTCTTGTCCGGGCGGTGGTAGCTGCTTTAAAAGATCACCCTTATCTCAACGCCACCCTGGATGAAGAGTCTGAAGATATCATTTTGAAAAAATACTATAATATTGGTATTGCTACCGACACTGCCGAAGGTCTGATGGTACCGGTTATCAAAAATGCCGGGGATAAGGGCATCTTGGAGCTGGCCCGGGAGATTCAGGACCTTTCTGCCAAGGCCCGGGACCGTAGTATTGATCTGGCCGACCTGCAGGGCGGCTCTTTTACCATTACCAATTACGGTGCCATTCGGGGAATTTTTGGCACCCCGGTAATTAATTATCCGGAAGTGGCTATAATTGGTCTTGGCCGGGTCCAGGAATTGCCTCGGGTGCGGGCGGGGACCATCGAAATCCGGCAGGTCTTACCCATCTCCCTAAGTTTTGACCATCGGGTAGTGGATGGTGGCCAGGCGGCCCGCTTTATCCAACAGTTTATCGGGTATGTCGAAGAGCCAGCCCTGATTATGATCTGA
- a CDS encoding ATP synthase subunit I, producing MSGELLTPRTMKLSCWITLAALTCLGWLGRGPQCAGGILVGGLLIIGNFYTMAYILRSTLNRTYRSREEWQTAGRQAVFFMTLKYILRFSVLAVIIFFLVKYEWVDIFGLVLGLSTVMLTLIVLGIFEFRKIFFKEALAVDGTSNSHS from the coding sequence ATGAGTGGAGAACTCCTGACTCCTCGCACTATGAAACTCTCCTGTTGGATCACCTTGGCCGCTCTTACCTGCCTGGGCTGGTTGGGGCGCGGGCCGCAATGTGCCGGCGGCATCCTGGTGGGTGGTCTTTTGATCATAGGCAATTTTTATACGATGGCCTACATCTTGCGCTCGACCCTTAATCGCACCTATCGCAGCCGAGAAGAATGGCAGACTGCCGGACGGCAGGCCGTCTTTTTTATGACACTCAAATACATCCTGCGTTTCTCGGTTCTGGCGGTGATCATTTTCTTTTTGGTTAAGTATGAATGGGTGGACATTTTTGGCCTGGTGCTGGGATTGTCCACGGTGATGCTCACCCTCATTGTGTTAGGCATTTTTGAGTTCCGGAAGATTTTTTTTAAGGAGGCGTTAGCAGTCGATGGAACATCCAATTCTCATTCTTGA
- the atpB gene encoding F0F1 ATP synthase subunit A, whose translation MEHPILILDVLQGMFGLHIPPHVTYSWLIMAILVGLGYLAAKPRAVVPAGGQSFFELLIGGLEEFMVDITGEEGRSFFPFIATIFIYIWLCNLIGLLPGFLSPTSNINTPLSMALCVFIFTHYLGVKYHGVKYIKHFTGPLPALAPLFLPIEIIGHSARVLSLTLRLFGNIMGEDLVLAILLLLAGKFLAPLPMMFLAVFTSTVQAFIFSLLSMMYFASSMEEAH comes from the coding sequence ATGGAACATCCAATTCTCATTCTTGATGTCCTGCAAGGGATGTTTGGGCTCCACATCCCGCCCCATGTCACCTATTCCTGGCTGATTATGGCCATCCTCGTCGGCTTGGGTTATCTGGCGGCCAAACCGCGGGCAGTGGTGCCGGCCGGCGGGCAGAGCTTTTTTGAGCTATTGATTGGCGGTCTGGAAGAATTCATGGTGGACATCACCGGCGAAGAAGGTCGTTCCTTCTTCCCCTTTATCGCCACCATCTTTATCTATATCTGGTTATGCAATTTAATCGGATTGCTCCCGGGGTTCCTCTCCCCCACGTCCAACATCAATACGCCTCTGTCCATGGCTCTGTGCGTCTTTATCTTTACCCATTACCTGGGGGTCAAATATCACGGGGTAAAGTATATCAAACATTTCACCGGCCCCTTGCCGGCCTTGGCGCCTTTGTTTCTGCCGATTGAGATCATCGGCCACTCCGCTCGGGTGCTTTCCCTGACGTTGCGTCTGTTTGGCAATATCATGGGTGAAGATTTGGTCCTGGCTATCCTGCTCTTGTTAGCGGGGAAATTCCTGGCCCCCCTGCCGATGATGTTCCTGGCAGTCTTCACCAGTACCGTGCAGGCGTTTATCTTTTCTCTGCTCTCCATGATGTACTTCGCCAGTTCCATGGAAGAAGCCCACTAA
- a CDS encoding sigma-54-dependent transcriptional regulator — MSQASILVVDDSSAVRDNLSELLTEEGYEVDSCPDGEAALNLLSQRTYEVVLTDLSMPKCDGMEVLKYLVEHFPGTSCIIITGYGTIQNAVDAMRLGAYDYLCKPVESQELLVVVARALEHQRLQWENILLKKQLREKFGFDNIIGVSEPMCQVFDVIRKVADTDSTVLILGESGTGKELVARAIHYNSSRQANPLIPVNCGAIPEDLLESELFGHERGAFTHAIRTRIGRFEQAHGGTIFLDEIGDMSPNLQVKILRVLQDHQFERIGGQKTLKVDIRVIAATNRDLQELVQTGRFREDLYYRLNVIPIIIPPLRQRRSDIPILVNYFIQEFSRKRKKPTIRISPAAMRLLEDYAWPGNVRELENLIERMVILSEGEIIDAHDLPEHLQLTPQEAMRFSAEIPVGGLPLQKMVSDFERQLIIKALKQTGWVKNQAAQLLRLNRTTLVEKIKKQKISRSSP; from the coding sequence ATGTCCCAGGCAAGCATTCTAGTGGTTGATGACTCCAGTGCGGTGCGGGACAACCTCAGCGAACTCTTGACCGAGGAGGGCTATGAGGTAGATAGCTGTCCTGACGGCGAGGCAGCCTTGAATCTCCTGTCTCAGCGAACTTATGAAGTAGTGCTTACTGATCTCTCTATGCCTAAGTGCGATGGGATGGAGGTGCTGAAATACCTGGTCGAGCATTTCCCAGGAACAAGTTGTATTATCATTACCGGTTATGGCACCATTCAAAACGCGGTAGACGCCATGCGCTTAGGGGCTTACGATTATCTCTGCAAGCCGGTCGAATCTCAGGAACTTTTAGTGGTCGTGGCCCGGGCCCTGGAACACCAGCGCCTGCAGTGGGAAAATATCCTGCTCAAAAAGCAGCTCCGGGAAAAATTCGGTTTTGACAACATTATCGGCGTCAGCGAGCCTATGTGCCAGGTATTTGATGTTATCCGCAAGGTGGCGGATACCGACAGCACGGTGTTGATCCTGGGTGAATCGGGGACCGGCAAGGAGTTGGTGGCTCGGGCTATACATTACAACAGCTCACGGCAGGCCAACCCTCTCATTCCGGTGAATTGCGGGGCCATCCCCGAAGATTTGTTGGAGAGCGAATTGTTCGGGCACGAACGGGGTGCCTTCACTCATGCAATTCGCACCCGCATCGGACGTTTTGAGCAGGCCCATGGAGGAACTATTTTCCTTGATGAGATCGGTGATATGAGTCCCAACCTGCAGGTTAAAATCCTGAGGGTCTTGCAGGACCATCAATTTGAACGCATCGGCGGCCAGAAAACCCTAAAAGTGGATATCCGGGTCATTGCCGCTACGAACCGAGACCTTCAGGAACTGGTCCAGACCGGCAGGTTCAGAGAGGATTTGTATTACCGGTTGAACGTTATTCCCATCATTATTCCACCGCTGCGCCAGCGCCGCTCCGATATCCCCATCCTGGTGAATTACTTTATCCAGGAATTCAGTCGTAAAAGGAAGAAACCGACCATCCGGATATCGCCTGCTGCCATGCGCCTCCTCGAAGACTATGCCTGGCCGGGCAACGTGCGAGAATTGGAAAACCTTATTGAGCGTATGGTAATTCTGTCTGAGGGTGAAATAATAGATGCCCATGACCTGCCGGAACACCTGCAGCTCACCCCGCAAGAAGCGATGAGATTCAGCGCTGAAATACCCGTAGGTGGTCTGCCGCTCCAAAAAATGGTGTCAGACTTCGAACGGCAGCTGATTATCAAGGCTTTGAAACAGACCGGTTGGGTCAAAAACCAGGCGGCGCAGTTGCTTCGGCTCAATCGAACCACCCTGGTGGAGAAAATCAAGAAACAGAAAATCAGCCGTTCATCTCCTTAA
- the uvrA gene encoding excinuclease ABC subunit UvrA — protein MSTQHILIKGAREHNLKNIDLTLPRNSLIVITGVSGSGKSTLAFDTIYAEGQRRYVESLSAYARQFLELMDKPDVDFIEGLSPAIAIEQRKASQNPRSTVATSTEIYDYLRLLFARLGVPYCHQCGRAIASQSVPQMVEQIMSLPPGSRLSVLAPVIVDKKGEHQKLLQRLRLEGYGRVRINGELLDLDEPIILDKNKRHTIEVLIDRLVVKSGLESRLTDSLELAVGLSDGVVKIAVLDGEELLFSERFACEACGISYPELTPQLFSFNSPQGACPTCSGLGTQLVLDPELVVPDPDLSIREGAILPWANRQSMYHQQMLEALEHHYNFSIRTPFQELSPEAQHVLLHGSGKEKIGFPTERNGRRTVEHRSFEGVLPNLQRRYLDTDSTFIREEIERFMNRQPCPDCQGGRLRREALAVRLGELNISEVTQLTVGQCHSWFKGLILTDHQLTIGRRVLKEIIERLGFLLDVGLDYLTLNRATATLSGGEGQRIRLATQIGSKLTGVLYVLDEPSIGLHQRDNLQLLRTLKTLRDLGNTVIVVEHDPETIMSADYVVDMGPGAGNQGGEVVFSGSPRQLCQHPDSMTGTYLSGRRTIPVPSPRRTPKGYLLLEGARGHNLKDVTLRLPLGVLTCVTGVSGSGKSTLIMDTLYKALCQKFYRAKDRPEPFNRLQGLEHIDKVINIDQSPIGRTPRSNPATYTGLFTLVRDLFARLPEARARGYKPGRFSFNVRGGRCENCEGDGIIKIAMHFLPDVYVKCEVCQGKRFNPSTLEVKLKGKNIAEVLEMTVAQAQIFFQDIPGLRNKFATLAEVGLDYIQLGQPATTLSGGEAQRIKLSRELSKRATGRTLYILDEPTTGLHLADIEKLLIVLNKLVEAGNTVVVIEHNLEVVKTADFLFDLGPEGGERGGRLVTCGTPEEVARSKNSYTGQFLQEILN, from the coding sequence ATGTCCACACAACATATTCTGATCAAAGGGGCTCGGGAACACAATCTGAAAAATATTGATCTGACCCTGCCCCGCAACAGTCTTATTGTCATTACTGGGGTGAGTGGTTCGGGGAAATCAACCCTGGCCTTCGATACCATTTATGCCGAAGGTCAGCGCCGCTATGTGGAATCCCTCTCGGCCTATGCGCGCCAGTTTCTGGAACTGATGGACAAACCGGATGTGGACTTCATCGAAGGACTCTCCCCGGCCATTGCTATCGAGCAGCGCAAGGCCAGTCAGAATCCCCGTTCTACGGTAGCCACTTCTACGGAAATTTACGATTATCTGCGGCTCCTCTTTGCCCGCCTGGGAGTACCCTATTGTCACCAATGCGGGCGGGCGATTGCCTCCCAGAGTGTGCCCCAGATGGTGGAACAGATCATGAGCCTGCCTCCCGGCTCTCGTCTGAGTGTGTTGGCTCCGGTGATCGTCGATAAGAAAGGGGAGCATCAGAAGCTGCTGCAGCGTCTGCGCTTAGAAGGCTACGGCCGCGTTCGGATAAACGGTGAACTGCTGGATCTGGACGAACCCATTATCCTGGACAAGAACAAGCGCCACACCATTGAAGTCCTCATCGATCGGCTGGTGGTGAAATCCGGGCTTGAGTCCCGGCTGACTGACTCCCTGGAGCTGGCGGTGGGGTTGTCGGATGGCGTCGTGAAAATCGCCGTGTTAGACGGCGAGGAATTACTGTTTAGTGAACGCTTTGCTTGTGAGGCCTGTGGCATTAGTTATCCCGAGCTGACGCCTCAATTGTTTTCTTTTAACAGTCCCCAGGGTGCCTGCCCGACCTGCAGCGGTTTGGGTACCCAACTGGTACTTGATCCGGAGTTGGTAGTTCCGGATCCTGATCTTAGTATTCGGGAAGGCGCCATCCTCCCCTGGGCCAATCGTCAGTCTATGTATCATCAACAGATGCTGGAGGCACTGGAACACCACTACAACTTTTCAATCCGGACCCCCTTTCAGGAGCTAAGTCCAGAGGCGCAGCACGTCCTCCTGCATGGTTCCGGGAAGGAGAAAATCGGCTTTCCAACCGAACGGAACGGCCGTCGCACCGTAGAACATCGATCATTTGAAGGGGTCCTTCCCAACCTGCAGCGGCGCTATTTGGATACGGATTCGACATTTATTCGGGAAGAGATCGAGCGTTTCATGAACAGACAGCCTTGTCCTGACTGCCAAGGCGGCCGACTCCGCCGGGAAGCACTGGCGGTCCGGTTGGGGGAACTCAACATCAGTGAGGTTACCCAATTAACGGTGGGTCAATGCCATAGCTGGTTTAAAGGTCTAATCCTGACGGACCACCAACTAACTATCGGCCGACGGGTACTCAAAGAGATTATCGAGCGCTTGGGGTTCTTATTAGATGTGGGGTTGGACTATCTGACCCTCAACCGCGCCACTGCCACCCTTTCCGGCGGCGAAGGCCAGCGCATCCGGCTGGCCACCCAGATCGGCTCCAAACTCACAGGAGTGCTGTATGTTTTGGACGAACCCAGCATCGGGTTGCATCAGCGAGACAACCTACAGCTCTTGCGCACCTTAAAAACCCTGCGTGATCTAGGTAACACGGTCATCGTGGTGGAGCATGACCCGGAAACTATCATGAGCGCCGATTATGTGGTCGATATGGGGCCTGGCGCCGGGAACCAGGGGGGCGAAGTGGTTTTCAGCGGTTCGCCCCGGCAATTGTGTCAGCACCCGGATTCAATGACCGGCACCTATCTCTCCGGCCGCCGCACTATTCCGGTTCCCAGTCCAAGGCGGACACCCAAAGGGTACCTGCTTTTAGAAGGCGCTCGAGGCCACAACCTGAAAGACGTCACCCTGCGACTGCCCCTGGGGGTGCTCACCTGTGTCACCGGAGTGTCGGGATCGGGTAAGAGCACGTTGATTATGGATACCTTGTATAAGGCTTTGTGCCAAAAGTTTTACCGGGCCAAAGACCGCCCTGAGCCTTTTAATCGCCTGCAGGGTTTGGAGCACATTGATAAAGTGATTAATATCGACCAGAGCCCTATTGGCCGGACGCCTCGTTCCAATCCGGCGACCTACACCGGATTGTTCACTCTCGTGCGCGACCTGTTCGCCCGTCTACCCGAAGCCCGCGCTCGCGGGTATAAACCGGGGCGTTTCAGTTTTAATGTGAGGGGGGGGCGCTGTGAGAATTGCGAAGGCGATGGCATCATCAAAATCGCCATGCATTTTCTTCCCGATGTCTATGTCAAGTGTGAGGTTTGCCAGGGTAAACGGTTTAATCCCAGTACCTTGGAGGTAAAGTTGAAAGGGAAAAATATTGCCGAGGTATTAGAGATGACGGTAGCTCAGGCCCAGATTTTTTTCCAGGATATCCCGGGGTTGCGCAACAAGTTTGCTACCCTGGCGGAAGTGGGTTTGGATTATATCCAATTGGGGCAGCCGGCGACCACCCTCTCCGGCGGCGAGGCCCAGCGTATCAAACTCTCCCGAGAACTAAGCAAGCGGGCCACCGGCAGAACCCTCTATATTCTGGATGAGCCCACCACCGGACTGCATTTGGCCGATATCGAAAAACTCCTGATAGTATTAAATAAATTGGTGGAGGCGGGTAACACCGTAGTAGTCATCGAACATAACCTGGAAGTGGTTAAAACGGCGGATTTTCTCTTTGACCTGGGACCGGAGGGTGGCGAACGGGGCGGCAGGCTGGTAACCTGCGGTACCCCGGAGGAAGTCGCGCGATCCAAAAACTCGTACACCGGGCAGTTTTTGCAGGAAATCTTAAATTAA
- a CDS encoding AtpZ/AtpI family protein, translated as MREDTKKFLKELFSGGYRASAIGFALVFAILIGGGVGYWLSEQFDNMAFFYIGLILGIIAGFRNVYLMGKRTKM; from the coding sequence GTGCGAGAAGATACCAAGAAATTTCTCAAAGAATTATTTTCGGGTGGTTACCGAGCTAGTGCCATCGGTTTTGCCCTGGTTTTCGCCATCCTCATCGGCGGCGGAGTTGGGTATTGGTTGTCCGAACAGTTTGATAACATGGCATTCTTTTATATCGGCCTGATTCTAGGTATCATTGCCGGTTTTCGCAATGTATACCTCATGGGTAAACGGACTAAGATGTGA
- the atpE gene encoding ATP synthase F0 subunit C, with protein MKKLMIAGMTLLFTLGLASLAMAAEAAGGGAGLGGFFSAAMIAAGFGIGIAAFGTGIGQGLAVKSSVEGIARNPEASGKITVTMLIGLAMIESLCIYALVIALIILYAYPMTKPIAAALGFKI; from the coding sequence ATGAAAAAACTGATGATTGCCGGAATGACCCTGTTATTCACCCTGGGGCTAGCCTCTCTGGCTATGGCGGCTGAAGCCGCTGGCGGTGGCGCTGGTTTAGGCGGCTTTTTTTCCGCAGCTATGATCGCCGCCGGTTTTGGCATCGGCATCGCCGCTTTCGGTACCGGCATCGGCCAGGGTCTCGCCGTTAAGAGCTCGGTGGAAGGCATTGCCCGCAATCCTGAAGCTTCCGGTAAAATCACCGTCACCATGCTCATCGGCTTGGCCATGATCGAATCTCTTTGTATTTATGCTCTGGTCATCGCCCTGATCATCCTCTACGCTTACCCGATGACCAAACCCATCGCCGCAGCCTTGGGCTTCAAGATTTAA